A window of Hevea brasiliensis isolate MT/VB/25A 57/8 unplaced genomic scaffold, ASM3005281v1 Scaf7, whole genome shotgun sequence genomic DNA:
AACACAATAATTCAACATAAAAGCTTTCTAATATGTATGGTTAAAAGTTATGTTAAAGTCTTTAATGCTATAGACATATATTTTCAAAAAACCTTTACAACTGATAATAAGTTTTTATTTAATCATTATAGGCCTTTTTGCTGtttaatcattaattttttaaCATATAACAATACCCTtgttacatttatatatatatatatatatatacacacttgtTCAATGGTTGAGTCAAATCAAACtagattaatttttataaatataatttttataaaattttcaaaataattgtacaatttttcattttttttttcgtgtaaaaattgataatttttttaaaaccaCATTTTTCAGCTCAGCTTCGATTTTCTCAGCTGCTGCTTTCCTTCTTTTTATTTGTGGGGGAACTTGTCGTGGGATTGGGTATTGGATTCTCTTTGCCAACAATTTGAGAGAAGTATTAGCTGGCACATACTTGGAGCTATCTGATTAAAATTTTCCTCTGCAACTTTTCTTTGATCATTGCAAACAAAAATACATTTCTCTAAAACAAGATTGATACCCAGAAATTTTGCATTCTCTAAATAATGTGGTAAATTGATAGTAGAATTCTTTACAACTTCACGTACAATTCAaacatgagatgaaagaagaaagAATCGAACGTGGATGGATTCTGGAAAGAAGCAATCGTATGCATGTCATGATCCTATCCATTTCTAGGTATATGGATGGTATTTGACATACCCATTTCACAACATAACTCTACATCCAATTGCTATGTCACATATCTCATGTAATGAATGGCAACCAgtaaacatttaaaaaaaaaatgttagccTGGATTCTTTTTGCCTGGTCAGCCATTTACATCTTCAGTTTTCATACTGTAATTCTAAAATCCCCGAGTGCCATCTGTGGCGGTGCACCTGGTGGTTTATGCCCAGGAAGGCTATCACAAATGGTTTATGCTCCACAGGGCTTGTTACAAATGGTTTAGTTCATTCAGCTTGTGCTCTTTTGACAGTTAAGTAGCTGCTAAAAAGACACCCGACTTATCCCAACATTCTCAGCAGCCAACATGTATGCATGGCAAATTTGGAGGATCGCTGCTAACTAAATTTGCCCATAAATTGGCAAGTGTAAGAAAGCAATTCTCTCCATTCCAGACTACAGTTTTCATCCCTGGTTCAAAGAAATCAATACAAAAATACATTAATTCGTTCAACCTAGATTATAAGCTCTACGTGTGCATGCCAGCATCTTGTAACGTGTAAAATGACTCCAAAAGTGGCAAAAAATCAGCAACTAGTAAATGTCGCAATAAATAACTCAACATTAATATCTCGCTTCGTTTGGATTATGCCGACAAAAATTTCAACCACGCACAATCCATAACCAACTTGGAGGAAAAGACTGGCCTATCCTAATCCTATGCCTACAGAATACATATCCTGCTTACCTGGCAAAGTTCCAGCTGTTAAAGCTGACAGGTGACAGGTAGGGCCTTGTCCAGAGAAAACATGATTATAAAGTCTGTGGGCATCAAGATCATGGATATACTTGATAGATTCTAGTAATGTCTTGAGGCTTTCATCATATTCAAAGTCAGGTGAATTCAAAATACTATGCAGAGCTTCTTCAAGTCCTGAACTTGACCATTGGGAAGAACACTCGCTTAGAAGAGTAAATATGTCCATGGGATCTGTTGAACTTGCTAATATCCATGGCTTATAAAGTTTTGATGAGGATCCAAGAATTTCAACAACTCTGTAAATTTCCCCAAGGGCAAGGACATACTTCTTGCCTGCAGTCAGCCAAGACATCAGGAAGGTTACATGCCATCATCGTCAAATTTACTGTATATGCATGATGCTAACAGGTACCTTGAGGTTTAGATAATATTTGTTCATGAACATTCTCTTGCAATGACCTTTTCCAGATGAAGGCACCATGCCTCAGTTCTTGAGCACAAACAGACAGCATTTTTGACCAAGCAGAAATATAACTGGATTGCTTCTCGCTTGGTACTGATGTTAAAATCTTTAGTGTTAAGGCCACATATCTGAGGAGCTCAATTGCTGATCTCAAATCACTCTCTGCCTATCAATACATAATTTCAAAATTCCGAGTAGAATAAAATCAAACCACCCAACAAGCAAAATAGTTcacacaagaattgaaaacagaaAATAGGAAATGGAAACttaatcctatattcattttatgAGTTTTGAAAGGATGAATGACTTTCAGCACTAGAAGACATTTACTGGTACATGTGAAAAAGCAGGCAAGCGAATGCAAAAGAGAGCTCCGTAAGACATTGGTTGTTAGCCATGTCTATAAACATGTTTCTTTTCAATGATCAACAACCACCTACTCATTTTCTGGATCCTAGATGAGCCATAGGCACAAGAACTCACCATGTGCAGTGCATGTTCTCTACTGCAGTAGATCTTTTAAGAAATATATAACATCTTGATTTGCTACAAGGTTTTTACTTTATATGAAATACAGGTGTAGTGAAATTGTTCTAGTAAGCTAAAGAATGGCCTTCTACAATAGAAAGAAAGACAACTTGTAAACTGTGGAGAAACACAATCTCAGCTAATTGTAGATTACAATATTTAGAATTTGAATAGAAAACTTATTGCATTACTGAGACAAGAAAAATGATGACTAGAAAATTCATGAATCAAATGATAAATGTTTTCATAATAAATTAAAGCACAACACGTACTAGTGACAATTTCTTTGTTAAATGACATTCTGACTCAAAACCTTGGAACTTTGGCTCCTGCAAAACTTCAACAAACATATCGAGGCATACATTTCCTAGTGAGCAATTATCTGAGTCGACTTCACCAGAGAAAGTACTATCTTGGTGCAGTTCATTATTAAAATCCTGTAACAGGAAACAAGAAGCAAACGCTAAagtccaaatatttttttttcattcggTAACTGCACAAGAAATCAATCACTAGATTTCTAAGAAAGACAGCAACACAAGCAAGCATCAGAATATAGAATTCAGATGGAAATGGGACATGGACTCAGTTCTTATTCAGCACTGTCAAATCTATTTAGGTGGCACAAATCCAGATGAACAGATGTGAAGTgacaaagaaaatttaaatatggaAGGAGGAAATTAGATGCAGAAACGATAGCAGTATGAACCGGTTGTCGAGTTCTGGAGGGTCATGCAAATATTTTCTCATGAAGATAAGCATGCAAATATTTTCTCATGAAGATAAGCAATCACATTACAATGCTTTTCTAACaattaattcttgattttttttgCCACAATGCCTCAAGAAATATAAAATGAATGAGAGCTTGTCAACACAATAAAATGAGGATGGCAAAAAGACAAAAGAAACCAAACATAAGAATGAACCTGTATTTCTTTATCAAGAGCTTGCACTTTTGCATCTTCACCAATAAGAGCAGCAGAACTTTGAGTTTTCTATCAAAAAGCAGATTTCAAAATTTAATGCCATTAATGATTCAACTTTGAATTGGGGAGGGAGAAAAGGAGAGGTTGGGCAGTCTACTGACCTTTAGATTTTCCAGATGGCACATCACAATATAGTGCAATTCTTTCTTCAATTTGGAAAAGAATTCCACATAATCATCTAGCTCTGTTTTGGTAGAATATTTTGTATGAGACTCTCCAAGACCAATAACAGCGGTCTGGTATTCAGCTCTGGCTCCTGTAGAGACATCTTGAAATTCCCAGGAATCAACATCAAAATCATGATTAGCATTTGCCAAATTAGAGGTCATCACACTTTTGGTGAAATCCAATCCATTTTCTCTCAGACTTTGTTCATCATTAACTGAAGTACTCTGCTCAGCTCGACTATATAAACTTGATATTAGATCATtgatagaaatatttaaatggggACCCTTAATGTCAACCCTTTGATCAGACGTGGACTTCTGAGTTGAAATGTCTTGATGGATCATGGGATCATCTGCTTCTGTTTCTTCATCACCAAAAAGGGACAGAGGCAAGGCTCCCTCGTGGTTTTCTGTCTTAACCTTGTTCCCCTGAGCATAAAGAAGGAAATACATCAGTGAAAGAGCAAAACTTTGTGTGTGAAAGCATGTTCCACCAACGACCTTCACTTTGTCATTGTCATGCATTGAATCAAACATAATAAGTTGGTAAATAAGAATAGAAGTCCAGTTAAAGAAATTAAAACTACCAAGCAATCGAAAAATGGAGAAACATTGCATTCGATAAATAAAACAGACAGTGGGAAATACTTAGTAGCTTCTCATGTTTTTAGATGGTTAAGATGCATTTTTTAGAGCAGAATGATATGCATGCGATTTGCACTTAAATGCAAGGGACAATTTACTGAATTTCATTGGATAGAATTCCATCGAAATACTAAGCATATGAAATGAATCATCCACCTGGACCTCATCACCAAATACCAATGGTTCCACAGCAAGAGCAAGTTCAGCAACCTTGGGCTCCTACAACAAAAATAAACACTTAGTTGAAAATTCTAAACAAAGTCAATGTTGATAAAGAAAACAAGTTATACCTTTGATCCAGCTTCAGAAAATGCATCCTTAAATGCCCAGGAGTGTTCATCAGAACCAGCTTTTGCATCAACTTGGGGATAATGCAACTTGTTTTCAATATCATTCCGCTTATTTTTATAGCTTGAGTTGAAATCAAATCCAAAGTCTGATTGACCATGTACACCATTGCCAAAACCAAATGTGTATAGAGCTCCCTCAAAATTTTCTGGCATTCTCTCATCATCCTAAAAATTACAAAATGTCAGAACCATAACCAAATGAATATTCTGAACAGGTATGCATATGGATGTTAAAATGGTCCTCATCAAGCAACAATATATCAAACAGAAATAAGGGAAGTGAACTATTTCAAAGGCATGCACCCACTCAGACAGAGGAAAAAGTTAAGCACCCCATGGTGCAGAGATTGATAAATACAATCTAATTATACAGCTTAAAAAGTTTAATTTGAAatgcaaatacaatttaaatatgTGTACATGTATACACACATAAATATTCATTATATTCAGAAAGTAAAATATCCACCTGAATGTCCAGGATATTACCAGCTTTTTACTCAATCTTTATAATACAGAAGACTCTAGTCCTTCATAATTTGCAAATCAGTGAGAGAACAGTATAAGCTCACACTACAGTTGGCTGTTCAGAAA
This region includes:
- the LOC110660216 gene encoding uncharacterized protein LOC110660216 isoform X1, with translation MMVDDDDVGFGEFKFSSLNPTVHSNPTVIDGRDSAVAAANDDDDWGDFVNSGGLSHTLSRPKISKPLDLFDFSTEQKMKNNESELNQPGSAPGRVNSDMAQWEKPKGALPLSIFGDLEEQEEESGAAGDPSFGNGGARLFSGKNVDSVENRSGVNVNDLVANLYKQSDPKNGFTPDLSGSNSVDETNKYDTNSDLNLSLLNLGVVEPNQNAHPPDSSWNWVFPNANDLNANGKDEIKLNSHWSNLDWDPLNLNTNVMNSNKDGTNSVSKEVKWGSNGGNSLLVADNGGFDNGDDDDGWEFKDAEPKTPVGDEISKTNHFKSNNGPVPNLNGSSSNWNELSLEFNGWNSNFNSVNSSTNSMNPGLVGENREVVDDGDGDDEDDGWEFMVADSKPQVGDDKDGQIKTEPMPIPNFNGTGLSWDVLSSDSSGLNPNEVKSDEKHFTVNLIAEKKDSGNADGWAFKGAEPELQVRDPKDDERMPENFEGALYTFGFGNGVHGQSDFGFDFNSSYKNKRNDIENKLHYPQVDAKAGSDEHSWAFKDAFSEAGSKEPKVAELALAVEPLVFGDEVQGNKVKTENHEGALPLSLFGDEETEADDPMIHQDISTQKSTSDQRVDIKGPHLNISINDLISSLYSRAEQSTSVNDEQSLRENGLDFTKSVMTSNLANANHDFDVDSWEFQDVSTGARAEYQTAVIGLGESHTKYSTKTELDDYVEFFSKLKKELHYIVMCHLENLKKTQSSAALIGEDAKVQALDKEIQDFNNELHQDSTFSGEVDSDNCSLGNVCLDMFVEVLQEPKFQGFESECHLTKKLSLAESDLRSAIELLRYVALTLKILTSVPSEKQSSYISAWSKMLSVCAQELRHGAFIWKRSLQENVHEQILSKPQGKKYVLALGEIYRVVEILGSSSKLYKPWILASSTDPMDIFTLLSECSSQWSSSGLEEALHSILNSPDFEYDESLKTLLESIKYIHDLDAHRLYNHVFSGQGPTCHLSALTAGTLPGMKTVVWNGENCFLTLANLWANLVSSDPPNLPCIHVGC
- the LOC110660216 gene encoding uncharacterized protein LOC110660216 isoform X3; translation: MMVDDDDVGFGEFKFSSLNPTVHSNPTVIDGRDSAVAAANDDDDWGDFVNSGGLSHTLSRPKISKPLDLFDFSTEQKMKNNESELNQPGSAPGRVNSDMAQWEKPKGALPLSIFGDLEEQEEESGAAGDPSFGNGGARLFSGKNVDSVENRSGVNVNDLVANLYKQSDPKNGFTPDLSGSNSVDETNKYDTNSDLNLSLLNLGVVEPNQNAHPPDSSWNWVFPNANDLNANGKDEIKLNSHWSNLDWDPLNLNTNVMNSNKDGTNSVSKEVKWGSNGGNSLLVADNGGFDNGDDDDGWEFKDAEPKTPVGDEISKDGQIKTEPMPIPNFNGTGLSWDVLSSDSSGLNPNEVKSDEKHFTVNLIAEKKDSGNADGWAFKGAEPELQVRDPKDDERMPENFEGALYTFGFGNGVHGQSDFGFDFNSSYKNKRNDIENKLHYPQVDAKAGSDEHSWAFKDAFSEAGSKEPKVAELALAVEPLVFGDEVQGNKVKTENHEGALPLSLFGDEETEADDPMIHQDISTQKSTSDQRVDIKGPHLNISINDLISSLYSRAEQSTSVNDEQSLRENGLDFTKSVMTSNLANANHDFDVDSWEFQDVSTGARAEYQTAVIGLGESHTKYSTKTELDDYVEFFSKLKKELHYIVMCHLENLKKTQSSAALIGEDAKVQALDKEIQDFNNELHQDSTFSGEVDSDNCSLGNVCLDMFVEVLQEPKFQGFESECHLTKKLSLAESDLRSAIELLRYVALTLKILTSVPSEKQSSYISAWSKMLSVCAQELRHGAFIWKRSLQENVHEQILSKPQGKKYVLALGEIYRVVEILGSSSKLYKPWILASSTDPMDIFTLLSECSSQWSSSGLEEALHSILNSPDFEYDESLKTLLESIKYIHDLDAHRLYNHVFSGQGPTCHLSALTAGTLPGMKTVVWNGENCFLTLANLWANLVSSDPPNLPCIHVGC
- the LOC110660216 gene encoding uncharacterized protein LOC110660216 isoform X2, which gives rise to MMVDDDDVGFGEFKFSSLNPTVHSNPTVIDGRDSAVAAANDDDDWGDFVNSGGLSHTLSRPKISKPLDLFDFSTEQKMKNNESELNQPGSAPGRVNSDMAQWEKPKGALPLSIFGDLEEQEEESGAAGDPSFGNGGARLFSGKNVDSVENRSGVNVNDLVANLYKQSDPKNGFTPDLSGSNSVDETNKYDTNSDLNLSLLNLGVVEPNQNAHPPDSSWNWVFPNANDLNANGKDEIKLNSHWSNLDWDPLNLNTNVMNSNKDGTNSVSKEVKWGSNGGNSLLVADNGGFDNGDDDDGWEFKDAEPKTPVGDEISKTNHFKSNNGPVPNLNGSSSNWNELSLEFNGWNSNFNSVNSSTNSMNPGLVGENREVVDDGDGDDEDDGWEFMVADSKPQVGDDKDGQIKTEPMPIPNFNGTGLSWDVLSSDSSGLNPNEVKSDEKHFTVNLIAEKKDSGNADGWAFKGAEPELQDDERMPENFEGALYTFGFGNGVHGQSDFGFDFNSSYKNKRNDIENKLHYPQVDAKAGSDEHSWAFKDAFSEAGSKEPKVAELALAVEPLVFGDEVQGNKVKTENHEGALPLSLFGDEETEADDPMIHQDISTQKSTSDQRVDIKGPHLNISINDLISSLYSRAEQSTSVNDEQSLRENGLDFTKSVMTSNLANANHDFDVDSWEFQDVSTGARAEYQTAVIGLGESHTKYSTKTELDDYVEFFSKLKKELHYIVMCHLENLKKTQSSAALIGEDAKVQALDKEIQDFNNELHQDSTFSGEVDSDNCSLGNVCLDMFVEVLQEPKFQGFESECHLTKKLSLAESDLRSAIELLRYVALTLKILTSVPSEKQSSYISAWSKMLSVCAQELRHGAFIWKRSLQENVHEQILSKPQGKKYVLALGEIYRVVEILGSSSKLYKPWILASSTDPMDIFTLLSECSSQWSSSGLEEALHSILNSPDFEYDESLKTLLESIKYIHDLDAHRLYNHVFSGQGPTCHLSALTAGTLPGMKTVVWNGENCFLTLANLWANLVSSDPPNLPCIHVGC